In the Theobroma cacao cultivar B97-61/B2 chromosome 1, Criollo_cocoa_genome_V2, whole genome shotgun sequence genome, one interval contains:
- the LOC18614111 gene encoding pentatricopeptide repeat-containing protein At2g46050, mitochondrial, with the protein MPSTCSTPSISTVHFKRQLSSSPTLPQKTNQLRATNPNRSLPLSTLRDSTLHSESTRFYSHAVKFSYKMGLLEEGKQLHLHIIKLGLNNVLSLQNQMLNLYVKSKHFSDAEKLFDEMRVRNLVTWNTMICKCSLNLGFSYFKKMLINNVGFDHITLSGLLRASIELNDIVFGRGLHCFIVKSGILFDCFVGSALVDLYGKCGLVEEARRVFDQVLYRDLVLWNVMVSCYASNALTEEAFEVFDMMKKEGVKGDGYTFCSLLNSCGSWGLYEFGSQVHGLIVKLCFNLDVPVASALVDMYVKSGNFDDAQKAFDGMTARNVVSWNTMIVGYGKHGDVEKAMELLREMKLQNFSPDELTLSSILSSCGIVSTSSEMGPVHAYVVKNGFESFLSVANALINAYSKCGSIDAAFQCFVSVAEPDLVTWTSIIGAYAFHGLSKQSIKVFEKMLATSVRPDQIAFIGILSACSHGGLVSEGLDYFNIMMNDYQIIPDSEHYTCLVDLLGRAGLLDEAFNVLTSNPIACTPDTLGAFIGACNIHGNIKLAKWAAEKLVVLEPKKPVNYTLLSNMYAYKGRWLDAASVRNMMMDHCDYKIPGCSWMEIAGGVNVFGSSDKSHPKTLNIYTILGTLLCLMKQECSILTANDTCFSNMDEHAL; encoded by the coding sequence ATGCCTTCGACATGCAGCACTCCTTCGATCTCCACCGTCCATTTCAAACGACAGTTATCTTCTTCACCTACCCTCCCTCAAAAAACCAACCAATTACGCGCCACGAATCCCAATCGATCTCTACCATTGAGTACACTCAGAGACTCGACACTGCATTCCGAGTCGACTCGCTTCTACTCCCATGCCGTCAAATTCTCATACAAAATGGGTCTCCTTGAGGAAGGGAAACAACTACATTTGCACATAATAAAGTTGGGATTGAATAACGTACTTTCTTTGCAAAACCAAATGCTAAATTTGTACGTCAAATCGAAGCATTTTTCCGACGCAGAGAAGTTGTTCGATGAAATGCGTGTTAGAAACTTGGTGACGTGGAACACAATGATTTGTAAGTGTAGTCTTAATCTgggtttttcttattttaagaaaatgttGATAAACAACGTAGGTTTTGATCATATAACTTTGAGCGGTTTGCTTCGTGCTTCCATTGAGCTAAATGACATCGTTTTTGGTAGAGGATTACATTGTTTTATCGTGAAATCGGGGATCTTATTTGATTGTTTTGTGGGCAGTGCTCTTGTTGATTTATATGGGAAATGTGGCCTAGTTGAAGAAGCCAGACGGGTTTTCGATCAAGTGCTTTATAGAGATTTGGTGTTGTGGAATGTCATGGTTTCTTGTTATGCTTCAAATGCTTTAACAGAAGAGGCTTTTGAGGTTTTTGATATGATGAAGAAGGAAGGTGTTAAAGGGGATGGTTATACGTTTTGTTCTTTGCTTAATTCATGCGGGAGTTGGGGGTTATATGAATTCGGGAGTCAGGTTCATGGTCTTATTGTTAAactttgttttaatttagatGTTCCTGTGGCGAGTGCACTTGTTGATATGTATGTAAAGAGTGGAAACTTCGATGATGCTCAGAAGGCTTTCGATGGGATGACTGCTAGAAATGTTGTGTCTTGGAATACTATGATTGTAGGTTATGGGAAGCATGGAGATGTGGAAAAGGCTATGGAACTTCTTAGAGAAATGAAGCTTCAAAATTTCAGTCCAGATGAACTAACTTTGTCAAGCATACTTAGCTCATGTGGTATTGTATCCACCTCTAGTGAAATGGGCCCAGTCCATGCTTATGTGGTTAAAAATGGGTTTGAGTCCTTCTTATCAGTTGCAAATGCTTTAATAAATGCATACTCCAAATGTGGTAGCATAGATGCTGCATTTCAATGTTTTGTTTCAGTTGCAGAGCCTGATCTAGTTACATGGACATCGATTATAGGTGCTTATGCATTCCATGGTCTTTCAAAACAAAGTATTAaagtttttgagaaaatgttAGCCACTAGTGTAAGGCCAGATCAAATTGCCTTTATTGGGATTCTTTCTGCCTGTAGCCACGGAGGGCTAGTGAGTGAGGGGCTTGATTATTTCAATATAATGATGAATGACTATCAAATTATTCCAGATTCAGAGCACTATACTTGTCTTGTTGATCTTCTTGGTCGAGCTGGTCTTCTTGATGAGGCTTTTAATGTTTTAACATCTAATCCCATTGCATGTACACCGGACACTTTGGGAGCATTCATAGGGGCATGTAATATCCATGGCAACATAAAGTTGGCCAAGTGGGCAGCAGAAAAGCTTGTTGTCTTGGAGCCCAAGAAACCTGTGAATTATACTCTTCTCTCTAACATGTATGCTTATAAAGGGAGATGGTTAGATGCGGCAAGTGTGCGAAACATGATGATGGACCACTGTGATTACAAAATTCCTGGTTGTAGCTGGATGGAGATTGCTGGTGGTGTTAATGTGTTTGGCTCAAGTGATAAATCTCACCCTAAAACTTTAAACATCTACACTATATTGGGAACATTGCTTTGTCTAATGAAGCAGGAATGTAGCATTCTGACTGCCAACGACACATGCTTCAGCAACATGGATGAGCATGCTCTTTAA
- the LOC18614108 gene encoding syntaxin-71 isoform X2 has product MTVIDLITRVDAICKKYEKYDIDKHKEANVTGDDAFARLYGVVESEIDAALQKSEAAATEKSRATAVAMNAEIRRTKARLLEELPKLQRLALKKVKGLSREELEARNDLVYSLKDRIEAIPDGSTAAAKQSGGVSGGWAASSSYTGIKIDSSSEAFESEYFQQTEESDRFRQEYEMRRMKQDQGLEVIAEGLDTLKNMAHDMNEEIDRQMPLMDEIDEKVDRAASDLKNTNVRLKDTVNQLRSSRNFCIDIILLCIILGIAAYLYNVLK; this is encoded by the exons ATGACGGTGATAGACTTGATCACGAGAGTCGACGCAATTTGCAAGAAATACGAAAAGTACGATATCGATAAGCACAAAGAGGCCAACGTCACCGGCGATGACGCTTTCGCCCGCCTTTACGGCGTCGTTGAGTCCGAAATCGATGCCGCTCTCCAG AAATCGGAAGCTGCTGCAACGGAAAAGAGCAGGGCTACGGCGGTTGCTATGAATGCGGAAATTCGTAGAACAAAAGCTCGATTGCTTGAGGAACTCCCCAAATTACAACGACTAGCTCTCAAAAAG GTAAAGGGGCTCTCAAGAGAAGAGCTTGAAGCTCGAAACGATTTGGTTTATTCACTGAAAGATAGGATTGAAGCAATACCGGATGGATCAACAGCTGCAGCCAAGCAAAGTGGTGGTGTTAGTGGTGGTTGGGCAGCTTCATCTTCTTACACTGGAATTAAAATTGACTCATCTTCAG AGGCATTCGAAAGTGAGTACTTTCAACAGACTGAAGAGTCTGACCGCTTTAGGCAAGAGTATGAAATGCGCAGAATGAAACAG GATCAAGGTTTGGAGGTTATAGCAGAAGGCTTGGACACTTTGAAAAACATGGCTCATGATATGAATGAG GAAATAGACAGACAAATGCCACTGATGGATGAAATAGATGAGAAG GTGGATAGGGCAGCCTCTGATCTGAAAAACACGAATGTGAGACTTAAGGATACTGTTAACCAG CTGAGGTCAAGCCGCAACTTTTGCATTGATATCATCCTCTTGTGCATAATTCTTGGTATTGCTGCTTATTTATACAA TGTGTTGAAATGA
- the LOC18614109 gene encoding uncharacterized protein LOC18614109, which yields MAESSILCLVSSLILSLFTLFSWFFGHCNSVEQLGGYDTFTISSFKYPETQIRPFDMRYVRVDLPPWFSSVSISLKSSVDLDIESIERVPKSMLPMICFRDGSLPLPDVSNTSFKALVALSNGSFEGIKVLQNTEQCYPVPKNMTIKLTNEQIAAGVLYFGLFNGVGPTRTQSKMIVRGPAYSFAANISVEGCTTSTMQGQYCNQTVDLLSCGRSGSYNSSGNLSVLGFHNQSMVSCRNNFETSCHGAGEMKIYSLEILRIAELLTISVKNVRLRPLNSTGNSSRIDVMCFARYGAMPSATLHDYSGNLNKSPLVIHSPKVGRLYITILPLNLSKEIGVAQGNASTVCYSLELQALECPLGKAGPTCSAERYMLQTVLRKDSTPFESYYLPDVEKVMSDAANFLLEPLLSNYTYGEGVIDTWTYFLLDVPRGAAGGNLHVRLTSDRKINYEIYARNGGLPALDNWDYYYVNKTSSSHGSMFFVLYHSSEQKIDFYILYVREGIWNIALRQLYNPGGTSDGQTTMSISLERCPKRCSYHGDCRSALDASGLTSYSFCACDRNHGGFDCSIQIVSHQGHIWQSIALIASNGAAVLPAFWALRQKAFAEWVLFTASGISSGLYHACDVGTWCALSFGVLQFMDFWLSFMAVVSTFVYLTTIDEVFKRTIHTVVAILTALMAITKATRSSNIILVMGIGALGLFVGWLMEFSTNYRSLSFSMGLCLNRLERWQIRDWLSNLVKTVLKRFRWGFVLAGFTALAMAAISWKLETSQNYWIWHSVWHVTIYSSSFFFLCSKVTTINSGNEGPSNGNYQLTQQDSISRGA from the exons ATGGCAGAAAGTTCGATTCTTTGCTTGGTTTCGAGCTTGATTCTAAGTCTTTTCACTCTCTTTTCGTGGTTTTTTGGGCACTGCAATTCAGTTGAGCAACTTGGTGGATATGATACTTTCACTATATCAAGCTTCAAATACCCAGAAACCCAGATCAGACCTTTTGATATGCGTTATGTAAGAG TTGATTTACCGCCATGGTTCTCTTCAGTGTCGATATCGTTGAAGTCAAGTGTCGATCTT GATATAGAAAGCATTGAAAGAGTTCCTAAAAGCATGCTGCCGATGATATGCTTCAGAGATGGCAGCCTCCCATTACCAGATGTCTCAAACACTTCATTTAAAG CACTAGTTGCACTATCCAATGGATCTTTCGAAGGAATAAAGGTACTTCAAAATACAGAGCAGTGCTATCCTGTACCCAAAAATATGACAATAAAGTTGACGAATGAGCAG ATAGCTGCTGGGGTTTTGTATTTTGGTCTTTTCAATGGTGTTGGGCCTACAAGAACACAGTCAAAGATG ATTGTTCGAGGCCCTGCTTACTCCTTTGCAGCCAATATTAGTGTGGAAGGATGTACGACCTCAACAATGCAGGGACAGTATTGCAACCAAACTGTTGACCTGCTTTCCTGTGGTCGATCTGGCAGCTACAATAGTTCTGGAAATCTTTCAGTGTTGGGGTTCCACAATCAAAGCATGGTTTCTTGCAGGAACAATTTTGAGACCTCTTGCCATGGAGCTGGAGAGATGAAAATATACTCCTTAGAGATACTACGGATAGCTGAATTGTTAACCATTTCGGTAAAAAATGTAAGGTTAAGACCTCTGAATAGCACCGGGAATAGTAGCAGAATTGACGTAATGTGCTTTGCTCGTTATGGTGCAATGCCTTCAGCTACTCTACATGATTATTCTGGTAACTTAAATAAATCTCCTTTGGTTATTCACTCGCCAAAGGTTGGTCGCTTGTATATTACTATTCTACCCCTTAATCTTtcaaaggaaattggagtGGCCCAAGGTAATGCTTCAACAGTTTGCTATTCCCTGGAACTACAAGCTCTTGAATGTCCTTTGGGGAAGGCTGGGCCAACCTGTTCAGCCGAAAGATACATGCTTCAG ACAGTTCTCAGGAAAGATTCCACGCCTTTTGAATCCTATTATTTGCCAGATGTTGAGAAAGTGATGTCAGATGCTGCCAATTTTCTTCTTGAGCCCCTTTTAAGCAACTACACATATGGAGAAGGAGTAATAGATACCTGGACTTATTTTCTTCTAGATGTTCCTCGTGGTGCAGCTGGCGGAAATCTCCATGTCCGGCTGACATCAGATAGAAagataaattatgaaatatatgcTAGAAATGGTGGATTGCCAGCACTTGATAACTGGGACTATTATTATGTAAACAAGACAAGCAGCAGTCATGGCTCCATGTTTTTTGTATTGTACCATTCAAGTGAACAGAAGATTGATTTTTACATCTTATACGTTAGAGAAGGAATCTGGAATATTGCATTAAGGCAACTATACAACCCAGGTGGCACTTCTGATGGGCAGACTACTATGTCTATTTCACTTGAAAGATGCCCAAAAAGATGCTCCTACCATGGTGATTGCAGATCTGCTCTTGATGCGAGTGGTTTAACATCATACAG CTTTTGTGCTTGTGATCGGAACCATGGAGGTTTTGACTGTAGCATTCAGATAGTATCACATCAAG GTCATATATGGCAATCAATTGCTTTAATTGCATCAAATGGTGCAGCAGTGCTTCCTGCTTTTTGGGCTCTCCGACAGAAG GCATTTGCAGAATGGGTGCTCTTCACAGCGAGTGGAATTTCTAGTGGATTATATCATGCATGTGATGTGGGCACCTGGTGTGCATTATCCTTTGGTGTCTTACAG TTTATGGACTTCTGGCTCTCCTTCATGGCTGTGGTGAGCACCTTTGTATACCTCACTACAATTGATGAAGTTTTTAAAAGGACAATCCACACAGTTGTGGCTATCCTTACTGCCCTCATGGCCATAACTAAGGCAACCAG GTCATCCAATATTATTCTTGTGATGGGAATTGGAGCACTTGGACTTTTTGTTGGGTGGTTGATGGAGTTCTCTACCAATTATAGGTCACTTTCCTTTTCAATGGGATTATGTCTAAATAGGCTTGAGAG ATGGCAGATCAGAGATTGGCTGTCGAATCTTGTAAAGACTGTATTGAAACGATTTCGATGGGGTTTTGTTCTAGCTGGTTTTACTGCACTAGCCATGGCAGCAATAAGCTGGAAACTGGAAACCAGTCAAAACTACTGGATTTGGCACAG TGTTTGGCATGTCACCATATATTcgtcttctttcttcttcctctgtTCAAAAGTAACTACCATTAATAGTGGGAACGAAGGACCCTCGAATGGAAACTATCAGTTAACTCAGCAAGATTCTATCTCAAGAGGTGCATAG
- the LOC18614108 gene encoding syntaxin-71 isoform X1: MTVIDLITRVDAICKKYEKYDIDKHKEANVTGDDAFARLYGVVESEIDAALQKSEAAATEKSRATAVAMNAEIRRTKARLLEELPKLQRLALKKVKGLSREELEARNDLVYSLKDRIEAIPDGSTAAAKQSGGVSGGWAASSSYTGIKIDSSSEEAFESEYFQQTEESDRFRQEYEMRRMKQDQGLEVIAEGLDTLKNMAHDMNEEIDRQMPLMDEIDEKVDRAASDLKNTNVRLKDTVNQLRSSRNFCIDIILLCIILGIAAYLYNVLK, translated from the exons ATGACGGTGATAGACTTGATCACGAGAGTCGACGCAATTTGCAAGAAATACGAAAAGTACGATATCGATAAGCACAAAGAGGCCAACGTCACCGGCGATGACGCTTTCGCCCGCCTTTACGGCGTCGTTGAGTCCGAAATCGATGCCGCTCTCCAG AAATCGGAAGCTGCTGCAACGGAAAAGAGCAGGGCTACGGCGGTTGCTATGAATGCGGAAATTCGTAGAACAAAAGCTCGATTGCTTGAGGAACTCCCCAAATTACAACGACTAGCTCTCAAAAAG GTAAAGGGGCTCTCAAGAGAAGAGCTTGAAGCTCGAAACGATTTGGTTTATTCACTGAAAGATAGGATTGAAGCAATACCGGATGGATCAACAGCTGCAGCCAAGCAAAGTGGTGGTGTTAGTGGTGGTTGGGCAGCTTCATCTTCTTACACTGGAATTAAAATTGACTCATCTTCAG AAGAGGCATTCGAAAGTGAGTACTTTCAACAGACTGAAGAGTCTGACCGCTTTAGGCAAGAGTATGAAATGCGCAGAATGAAACAG GATCAAGGTTTGGAGGTTATAGCAGAAGGCTTGGACACTTTGAAAAACATGGCTCATGATATGAATGAG GAAATAGACAGACAAATGCCACTGATGGATGAAATAGATGAGAAG GTGGATAGGGCAGCCTCTGATCTGAAAAACACGAATGTGAGACTTAAGGATACTGTTAACCAG CTGAGGTCAAGCCGCAACTTTTGCATTGATATCATCCTCTTGTGCATAATTCTTGGTATTGCTGCTTATTTATACAA TGTGTTGAAATGA
- the LOC18614112 gene encoding probable E3 ubiquitin-protein ligase RHB1A → MGGCCCSSRKPHLHGTPVYYYCPPALEENDSLTPHDGSASAMAAGLLVNLDLEVPDTFRPPPAPLPYDVVLGCPQSTDSESFRETISGGSFETLPTCEDLEESDCKTQSSSLLLSPRKSEVSKLTEPKELLTEEEDACPICLEEYDSENPKLITKCEHHFHLSCILEWMERSDTCPICDQEMIFDQTFDQ, encoded by the exons ATGGGAGGTTGCTGTTGTTCTTCCAGGAAACCTCATCTGCATGGGACGCCTGTATATTACTAT TGTCCACCAGCTTTGGAAGAGAATGACTCCTTAACACCTCATGATGGGTCAGCCTCTGCAATGGCTGCAGGACTCCTGGTTAATTTGGATCTAGAAGTACCCGACACATTTAGGCCCCCTCCAGCACCTTTGCCATATGATGTGGTCCTGGGATGTCCACAGTCAACCGATTCAGAGTCTTTCAGAGAAACTATCAGTGGGGGTAGTTTTGAGACACTGCCGACGTGTGAAGATCTTGAGGAATCAGACTGCAAAACACAGTCTAGTTCTTTGCTTCTTTCACCAAGAAAATCAGAAGTCTCAAAATTAACTGAACCTAAGGAATTATTGACAGAGGAAGAGGATGCCTGTCCCATTTGTCTTGAAG AGTATGACTCAGAGAATCCAAAACTTATCACAAAATGTGAACATCATTTTCACCTTTCATGCATTTTGGAGTGGATGGAAAGAAGTGACACCTGCCCCATATGCGATCAG GAAATGATATTTGACCAGACTTTTGATCAATAA
- the LOC18614110 gene encoding calmodulin-binding receptor-like cytoplasmic kinase 2 yields MTSSTTSSSRSRNHSSGVRSTPDRFAHSPSPSYSESSASRKSGSGRNPVTVAARSIAGAFVACFTPPETADSKNFGVSDEFGAPSVASDTSRTKSEGRELNRGIYSNSTKERATGSMKFTMEEIFKATRNFSPAFKVGQGGFGTVYKGRLDDGTFVAIKRAKKSVYDKHLGVEFQSEIKTLAQVEHLNLVKFYGYLEHGDERIVVVEYVPNGTLREHLDGVQGKFLDLASRLDIAIDVAHAITYLHMYTDHPIIHRDIKSSNILLTEKLRAKVADFGFARMAADTDSGATHVSTQVKGTAGYLDPEYLRTYQLTEKSDVYSFGVLLVELVTGRRPIEPKRELKERITARWAIKNFTDGDAISALDPKLELTAGTNLALEKILELALQCLAPRRQSRPSMRRCGEILWSIRKDYREQSAFDIRSLSSNSQRSASVREN; encoded by the exons ATGACCAGCTCCACCACCTCCAGCTCAAGAAGCCGGAACCATAGCTCCGGCGTAAGGTCAACGCCTGACCGATTCGCTCACTCTCCTAGCCCTTCGTACTCTGAATCATCTGCCTCTCGGAAATCCGGTTCAGGCCGTAATCCAGTAACGGTTGCCGCCCGGTCCATTGCTGGAGCTTTCGTCGCGTGTTTTACACCTCCCGAGACAGCCGACAGCAAGAATTTTGGAGTGTCCGATGAGTTCGGAGCTCCTTCCG TTGCATCGGACACGTCAAGAACGAAGAGCGAGGGGAGGGAATTGAATCGAGGAATCTATTCCAATTCTACAAAGGAGAGAGCAACCGGGAGCATGAAATTCACAATGGAGGAGATCTTCAAGGCCACGAGGAACTTCTCCCCTGCTTTCAAGGTTGGACAGGGTGGCTTTGGAACGGTTTATAAAGGGAGACTTGATGATGGAACCTTTGTTGCAATCAAGCGTGCTAAAAAG AGTGTATATGATAAGCATTTGGGTGTGGAATTCCAAAGTGAGATAAAAACACTTGCACAAGTGGAACACTTGAATTTGGTTAAGTTCTATGGTTATTTGGAGCATGGAGATGAAAGAATTGTTGTCGTGGAGTATGTGCCTAATGGAACTCTTAGGGAACACTTGGATG GTGTGCAAGGGAAATTTCTTGACCTTGCTTCACGATTAGATATAGCTATTGATGTGGCCCATGCAATCACCTATCTGCATATGTATACAG ATCACCCGATCATTCACCGAGACATAAAGTCATCCAACATTCTCCTTACTGAAAAGTTACGGGCCAAGGTTGCTGATTTTGGTTTTGCTAGGATGGCTGCTGACACAGATTCTGGTGCAACCCATGTGTCTACGCAGGTTAAAGGAACTGCTGGCTACCTAGATCCAGAATACCTGAGGACCTATCAACTTACAGAAAAGAGTgatgtttattcatttggAGTGTTATTGGTTGAACTAGTCACAGGAAGGCGCCCCATTGAACCAAAACGGGAACTCAAGGAGCGGATAACAGCAAGATGG GCAATCAAGAATTTTACTGATGGTGATGCCATTTCAGCCTTGGACCCTAAGCTAGAACTGACTGCTGGGACCAACTTAGCCCTTGAAAAGATTCTTGAACTAGCCCTTCAATGCCTGGCTCCCCGTAGACAGAGCCGGCCTAGTATGAGGAGGTGTGGAGAGATCCTGTGGAGCATCCGTAAGGATTATAGAGAACAATCAGCTTTTGACATTCGCTCTCTTTCATCGAATTCCCAAAGGAGTGCTTCAGTTAGAGAAAACTAA